In Terriglobus aquaticus, the genomic window CGCCCTGAACTCGACTCACGCGACCGATACGTTCGGCGGCGCTTTGACTGTCTCCTACGGCGGCAACAACGTCAGCATGAACATCGCAGCGGGAACCACCGGAGCGAACCTGGTTGCGGCGCTGAACGCCAGCGGCGGCGCTTTCGCCACCGCGGGCATTACGGCATCGCTCTCCGGCAGCACGCTGACGCTGACCGGTGCAACTCCCACCGGTTCGGGTTCGGTTGCCTCCAATGCCCTGGTTGCGGCTAGCTCTGGCAATACCTTTGCGGAAACTGTGCCTGCCGGCCCCGCCGGATCAGGTCAGGATCTGTCGGCGATCGCGCTCGACACCTCCGACCACGCGAAGACCGTGCTGACCAATCTGACCACGGCCATCGCGGACGTCGCCTACCAGCGCGGTTCGATCGGCGCCAACATCAACCAGCTCTCCTCTGCGCAGTCGGTTACCTCGGCCGAGCAGACGAACCTGACCAGCGCAGAGAACAACATCACCGCCACGGACTATGGCCAGGCCGCTTCAGACCTGTCGAAATACCAGGTGCTCTCGCAGACAGGCATCAGTGCTCTGGCGCAGGCCAACTCGGTTCAGCAGGAGGTACTCAAGCTGCTGCAATAGTTCTGAGGAGAAGCGGGCCGGCGCGGGAACACCGTGGTCGGCCTTTCTCGTCCGTGTCGGCGTGCCGTTGCTTAGAAGGTTCTTACGGCGCCGCGGATCGGTGGCAGCGTACGTGCAGAGTGCAGGGCAGGAGAGGAGAGCCTGGTGGGATCAGTCGGCATCAACTTTGGATCAGCAACCAGCGGCGC contains:
- a CDS encoding flagellin N-terminal helical domain-containing protein — its product is MSLGVLNNISAIYAQNNLNSTQSSLSKTLQQLSSGSRINSGADDAAGLAVADGLAANSTALAQSSRNASDAIGLLQTADGALSQVTTLLNRAVTLATEAGNGTLSTSQLSSANQEYQDILTQVNNIGSTTNFNNTSVFSNTARNFFVSDGTSSGSTTYTDTIGTLTTASVGTTAGTAAATTSPTVTNGTAAAYASSTGTAGTVTIALNSTHATDTFGGALTVSYGGNNVSMNIAAGTTGANLVAALNASGGAFATAGITASLSGSTLTLTGATPTGSGSVASNALVAASSGNTFAETVPAGPAGSGQDLSAIALDTSDHAKTVLTNLTTAIADVAYQRGSIGANINQLSSAQSVTSAEQTNLTSAENNITATDYGQAASDLSKYQVLSQTGISALAQANSVQQEVLKLLQ